GGTCAACGACGTCTCCGGTGGGCTCGCCGATCCCGAGATGGCCGCCGTGGTGGCGGAATCCGGCTGCAGATACGTGCTCTCGCACTGGCGCGGGCACTCGGATGTGATGACCGACCTCGCCCGGTACGAGGACGTGGTGGCGCAGGTGCGGGCCGAGCTCGCGGCGCGGGTCGAGGCGGTCCGGGCCGCCGGGGTGGGCGAGCACCAGCTCGTCCTCGATCCCGGCCTCGGCTTCGCCAAGGACGGGGCCCACAACTGGGAGCTGCTGAACCGGGTGGACGAGCTGATGGAGCTCGGCTACCCGATCCTGATCGGGGCCTCGCGCAAGCGTTTCCTCGGGGAGATGCTGCAGTCCGCGGGGGCCGAGTCGCTGCCCGCGTTCCGCGACCGGGCCACGGCTGCCGTCACGGCGCTCGTGGCGGAGCGTGGCGTGTGGGGCGTGCGGGTGCACGATGTGATCGGATCGGTGGACGCCGTCCGGGTGGCTCAGGCCTGGCGTCAGGCCGGGGCTAGGCTGGACTCACGCGCGGACAGCGCACAGAAAGGGTCGCGATGACAGGCACCGACGCAGCGCTCGAGCAGCTCGACGAGATCCGCCTGCTGGGGATCGGTGGCGTCGGCCGGCACGGGGTCTTCCCCGAGGAGCGCCGGGAGGGGCAGACCTTCCTCGTCGACGTCGTGATGGGGGTCGACACCCGGGCCGCGGCCGCCTCCGACGACCTCGCGCGGACGGTCGACTACGGCGCCGTCGCGCAGCAGGTTGTCGACCACATCGAGGGCGAGCCGGTCGACCTGATCGAGACCCTGGCGAACCGGATCGCGACCGCGCTGCTGGCCCATCCTGGTGTGCGCACCGTCGAGGTGACCGTGCACAAGCCCGAGGCGCCCCTGGGTGTGCCCTTCACCGACGTGCAGGTGATGGTGCGCCGCCGCGCCGACGCCGAGCAGGAATCCGGCGATGCCGCCCCGGCAGGTGCGCCGGAGGTGGCCCCAGAGCCCGAGTCCGCGCCGGTGCCGGCGGCGGCGGCACCGGAGCGCTCCTCTCACACTCCCCGCGCGGCCGACCTGGACGCAGCCCCCGACGCCCCGGTGCCGGTGGTCCTCGCGCTCGGCGGGAACGTCGGAGACGTGCGCGCCACGCTGCGCAGCGTCATCGCCGAGCTGTCCGACGCCGAAGGCCTCACGGTCGAGGAGGTCTCACCCCTCGCCCGCACCTCCGCGGTGCTGCAGGCGGACGCGGTGGCCCAGCCGGACTATCTCAACGCCGTCGTGCTCGCGACCACGACGCTCTCCCCGCGCGAGATGTTGGCGCTCGTCCAGCACCTGGAGACCAGCCACGGGAGGCAGCGTTCGCACCGATGGGGCGAACGCACCCTCGACGTCGACATCATCGTCTACGGCAGTCTCACCTCCACCGACCCCGAGCTCACGCTGCCGCATCCGCGGGCGAACGAGCGGGCGTTCGTGCTGGTGCCGTGGGCACAGGCCGATCCCGACGCCTTCCTGCCGGGTCTGGGCGGCGGGCCCGTGAGCTCGCTCGCCGAGACAGCACCCGACCGCGCCGGGGTGCGGTGGCTGGCCCTGGACTGGCTCGAGGAGCCGGCACCGAGACAGGCCCCGGTGGCCCCGGCGCCGGTGGCGCCCCCGGTCGAGGCGCCCGTCGAGGCGCCGGCCGCACCTGAGCCGGAGCCTGAACCGGAGCCCGAACCCGAACCCGAACCCGAGCCCGAGCCCGAACCCGAGCCCGAACCAGAGTCAGCCCCCGCCGACGACGCACTGCCGTGGGTGCGCAGCGAACCCGCGGGCGAGGCCCCGCTCGCGCCTCGCTGGCAGCCGCTGCGCCGGGACGAGTGATCGCGAGGCTGCGCTGGCCGACCCTCGGCGCCGTCGTGGTGGTCGCGGGGACGATCAGCGTGGTGGGCCTGCGGTGGTGGACCACGCGCGGCAACCTGGCGCCCGACGTGCCGCTCCTACTGACCGGCGTCCTGTTCGCACTCGCCGCGCTCGTGCTCGTGCTCGGGCTGCGGGTCCGGCGAGCCGTGGTCCGTGCTCGCCTGGACGATCCCGTCGGCGCCGCGCGCATCCTCGCGCTCGGCCAGGCGGCGGCGATCACGGCGGCGATCCACGTCGGGTATCTGCTCGCCCAGCTCGCGCTGGCCGTACCACGCCTGAGTGCGCCCGAGCCGCGTGAGCTGGCCCTCCGCTCGGCGCTGGCCCTGGTCGGTGCCCTCGCACTGGGCGCGGCCGGCATGATCACCCAGTGGTGCTGTCGCACCCCGGACGACGAGGACGAGGACCCCACTCCCGGGTTCGGAAACGCGAGCACGTGAGTCACAATGGCCGCATGAGTGCAGCATCCCCGTTCGAGGTCGAGGGCGCCGACTGGCAGCCCGTCTCTCCCAAGCTCGTCCCGGTGCGGCAGATCGGTGTCTCGATCGGCCTCGGGATCCCGATCGCGGGGACCGTGGTGCTGGCTATCTTCACCGCGCCGGCGGTCTGGGCGGCGCCGGCCGCGCTCGGCATCCTGCTGGTGTGGCTGCTGTGGCTGATCCCGCGGCAGGTGCACGCGATCGGGTACGCCGAACTCGAGGACGAGCTGCTCATCCGCAAGGGCGTCCTCTTCCGGTCCCTGGTCGTCGTGCCCTACGGGCGGATGCAGTACGTCGACGTCGACGCCGGACCCATCGCCCGGTCGATGGGGATCGCGCAGGTGCAGCTGCACACCGCCTCGGCCCAGTCGGATGCCTCCATCCCCGGCCTGCCGGAGGCTGAGGCCTCTCGCCTGCGCGACCAGCTCTCGGCCCGTGGCGAGGCGAGGCTGGCCGGCCTGTGACTTCGACCGAGCACATCGAGTGGCGCCGGCTGCACCGCATCACGCCGGTGCTGAACGCCTGGAAAGTGGCTGCCGGTCTGTTCGCGGTCTTCGTGTGGCAGTCCGCCGACCAGCTGGGAGAGATCGACCTGGCCGTGACGACCCTCCTGCTGATCGTGGCCGGGGTGATCGTGCTGGGCGCGCTGCTCGGTCTCGGGTTCTCGGCGCTGGCGTGGTCGCGCACGAAGTACGGCATCTCCGAGGACAGCATCTTCCTGCACTCCGGGGTCCTGTTCCGCCAGCAGCGCCACGTCCGGCTGGACCGGCTGCAGACGATCGACGTCACCCAGCCGTTGCTCGCCCGGTTCACCGGGTTCGCCGCCCTGAAGATCGAGAGCGCCGGCGGTGCCGGGTCCAACCTGTCACTGGCCTACCTGCGTGAGGACGAAGCGCAGCGGCTGCGCAACGAGCTCCTGGCCCGCGCGGCCGGTGTGACCCTGGAGACCGACGACGCCGGCGAGCAGCACGCTCCGGCCGCGCCCGAGATGCACCTGTACACCCTCTCGCCCGGCCGCCTCGTCGGGTCTCTGGCGCTGTCCGGTGGCATCGTCGGGATGCTGCTGGCGGCGGTGGCGGTGATCGTGCTCGCCGTGGTCTCCGGCAACCTCTCCTCCTTCTTCGCGATGGGCGCGCCGCTGCTGGGCGCCGCCGCCTACTTCTGGGGACGCTTCGCCGGGGAGTTCTCCTTCCGGGTGGCCACCTCGCCGGACGGCATCCGGGTGCGGCAGGGCCTGCTCGAGTCCAAGGCCCGCACCGTTCCCCCCGGCCGCGTGCAGGCCGTGCGTCTCGCGCAGCCGCCGCTGTGGCGCACCAAGGGGTGGTGGCGGATCACCGTCAACATCGCCGGATACGGGGCGGAGGAGACCACCGGCAGCGTCCTCTACCCGGTCGCCACCGAGGCCGAGGCGGCGCACCTGCTCTCGCTCGTCCACCCCGATCTCGGCGACGAGCGCCCGCTGGAGGTGCTGCGTGCCGGCCTGCTCGGCACCGGCACCGACGAAGGCTTTGAGCACACGCCCGCCCGGGCGCGCTGGCTCGACCCGTTGACCTGGCGCCGCACCGGTGTGCGGATGACCGGGACGGCCGTGCTGATGCGCACCGGACGATGGTGGCGCTCGCTCGTGCTGGTGCCGCACGAGCGGATCCAGTCCTTCGGCATCACCCAGGGGCCGTGGGAACGTCGCCTCGATCTCGCCACGTTCGCCGTCCACTCCACTCCCGGCTCCATCGTCCCGCAGGTGCATCACCAGGATGCCGCGGCGACGCACGAGCTGCTCGAGCAGATGACGCGGCGCGCTCGCCATGCCCGCCACAGCGCCGGACCCGAGCGCTGGATGACGGCCGCGGCCGCACCGGAGCGGGCTCCCGAGGTCTTCGGAGGCATTCTCCCCTCCCGCCCGGCGGCTCCGTGACCTCCCGCCCGGGCCGGCTGGGCGTCGGCGTCGTCGGCGCCGGACGTGTGGGAGCGGTGCTGGCGAGTGCGCTGCGCAGCACCGGTCACGCGGTCGTGGGGGCCAGCGGTGCGTCCGAGGACACGCTCGAGCGGATCGACGTGCTGCTGCCGCAGGTGCCGGTGCTGGACGTGCGCGACGTCGTCGAGCGCAGCGAGCTGGTGCTGCTCACGGTGCCCGACGACGTCCTCGCCGAGCTGGTCAGCGGACTGGCCCGGCTCGGCGTGTTCCAACCCGGCCAGCTGATCGTCCACACCGCTGGTCGCCACGGGGTGGACGTCCTCGCCCCGGCCCGCGCCGCGGGAGCCATCCCGCTCGCGATCCACCCGGCCATGACCTTCACCGGCACCAGCGTGGACCTGGCGCGGATGGACGGTCTCCCGTTCGCCGTCACGGCCGACGCCGCGGTCCTACCGATCGCACAGGCGCTCGTGGTCGAGCTCGGAGGCGAGCCGATCGTCCTGCCGGAGCAGGCGCGCGCGGCCTACCACGCGGCCCTCGCGCACGGCGGGAACCACCTGGTCACCCTCACCGCCCAGGCCATCCGGGTGCTCGGGGCGGCCGGGGTCAGCGACGGCGGGACGCTGCTCGCCCCGCTGCTCACGGCAGCCCTGGACGGGGCCCTGCGCGGCGGTGAGGCCACGCTGACCGGGCCGGTCGTGCGCGGCGATGCCGGGACCGTGCGCGAGCACCTGCACGCGTTGCGGGAACTGGTGAGTGAGGACCCGGCGCTCGTCGATGTCCCCGAGAGCTACGTCACCCTGGCGACGGCGACGGTGCAGCGGGCGCTGGCGGTGCGACGGATCTCGGAGCGTTCTGCCACCCGACTCCTGGACGCGTTGCATCCGGCCGCCGCGGAGCCTCTGGGCGGACCCGAGGTCGTGCGCACCATCGCCGAGCTACGGCGGTGGCGCGCGTCCTGGGACGAGCCGGTCGCCGTCGTGATGACCATGGGCGCCCTGCACGAGGGCCACCTCGAGCTGGTGCGCCACGCCCGTAACCTCGCCGCCAAGGTGATCGTGACCATCTTCGTCAACCCGCTGCAGTTCGGCGCCGGTGAGGACCTCGAGGCCTACCCGCGCACGCTCGATGCGGACGTGGCCGCGCTGGAGCGGGAGGGGGTCGACCTGGTCTTCGCGCCGCCCGAGTCCCAGATGTACCCCGACGGCGCCCCGCAGGTCACCCTCACCGCCGGCAGGATGGGGGAGGTGCTCGAGGGCGCCGACCGGCCCGGGCACTTCGACGGCATGCTGACGGTGGTGAGCAAGCTCCTGCACCTCACGGGGGCCGATGTGAGCGTGTTCGGGCAGAAGGACGCCCAGCAGCTGGCGCTGGTGCGGCGCATGGTGGCCGACCAGAACCTCCCGGTGCGGATCGAGGCCGTGCCCATCGTGCGCGAGCCCGACGGGCTGGCGATGTCGAGCCGGAACGCCTACCTCGACCAGCAGCAGCGCCTCGCCGCCCTGGTGCTCTCGCGAGCAGTGCGCGCGGGGGCGCAGGCCGCCGCCGAGGGGAGTACCGTGGAGGGCGTGCTCGCCGCCGCCCGGGACGTCCTCGAGGAGCGGGACCCGGACCTGGTCCGGCCGTCCTATCTCGACCTGGTGGACGAGGCGACGATGAGTCCCTGGACCGACCACCACTCCGGCCCGACCGCGCTGTTGGTCGTGGCCGCACGGGTCGGCGCCACGCGTCTGATCGATAACGCGGTGGTCACCTGGCCGCCGCAGGAAGAGGCATGATGACCGGGATGCTGAGGCCGATGATGGTGGGCAAGATCCACCGCGCCACGGTGACGCAGGCCGATCTGAACTATGTGGGGTCGATCACCGTCGACGCCGATCTGCTGGAGGCGGCCGACCTGCCCGAGGGCCACCAGGTCGACGTCGTGGACATCACCAACGGCTCCCGGCTGACGACGTACGTGATCGCCGGGGAGCCCGGTGGCGGTCAGATCTGCATCAACGGCGCTGCCGCGCATCTGGTGCACCCGGGCGACCTGGTCATCATCATCGCCTACGGCCTCATGCCGGACGACGAGGCACGGACCTACGCGCCCCCGGTCGTGCACGTGGACGCGCAGAACCGGATGCGCGAGCTGGGCCACGACCCGGGCGCCGTGGGGCCCGGGAGCGGGCTGGCGACCGCTGCAGTGCCGTGGCACTCGAGCACCTCGTTACGATGATCGGGTGAACACCGAGACCACGCCTGCGCAGCCCCCGGCCCCGGACGTCGACGTCCCCGAGCAGGTGCGGATCCGGCTGGCCAAGCGTGCGCGCATGCTCGACGAGGGTGGCCAGGCCTACCCCGTCTCGGTGCCGGTGACCCACACGATCGGGGCAGTCCGCGCGGCCCACGAGGGCACGCTCGAGGCGGGCGAGGAGACCCAGGAGGTCGTCGGCGTCGCCGGCCGGGTGGTCCACCAGCGCAACACCGGCAAGCTCTGTTTCGCGACCCTGCAGGACGGCGAGGGCCGCACCCTGCAGGTGATGCTCTCCCAGCGCGAGGTGGGGCCCGAGTCGTTGGCGGCGTTCAAGGCCGACATCGATCTGGGCGACCACCTCTTCGCCCGGGGGCGGGTGATCGTCTCCCGCACCGGTGAGCTCTCGGTCTTCGCCGATTCCTGGCAGCTCGCTGCCAAGGCGATCCGGCCCCTGCCTGCGCTGCACAAGGAGAGCTCGGAGGAGAACCGCGTCCGGCGTCGCCACGTCGACCTGATCTCCCGGCCCGCGGCGCGGGAGATGGTGCGCACCCGTGCCGCAGTGATGCGGTCGCTGCGCCGGTCCTTCCATGAGCGGGACTTTCTCGAGATCGAGACCCCGATGCTGCAGACCATGCACGGCGGAGCCAGCGCGCGCCCGTTCGTCACGCATATGAATGCCTACGACATCGATCTCTATCTGCGGATCGCTCCGGAGCTGTTCCTCAAGCGGGCGGTGGTCGGCGGGGTGGAGCGGGTGTTCGAGATCAACCGCAACTTCCGCAACGAGGGAGCCGATTCTTCGCATTCACCGGAGTTCGCGATGCTCGAGGCGTACGAGGCCTACGGTGATTACGACACCATGGCGCGCCTGACCAAGGATCTGGTGATCACGGCCGCGCAGGACGCGCTGGGAACCACGGTGGTGACTTTGCCGGACGGGTCTGAGTACGATCTCGGCGGCGAATGGGCGGACATTCAGCTCTATCCCTCGCTCTCTCAGGCCTGCGGGGAGGAGATCAGCCCGCAGACCCCGATGGCCGAACTGCGCCGGCTCGCTGAAAGCGCCGGGATCGGCCTGGATGAGAAGACGCTGACCGCCGGAAAACTGGTGGAGGAGCTGTGGGAGCACTTTGTCGGCCATTCCCTCTATCTGCCCACCTTCGTGCGCGACTTCCCCGTCGACACCTCCCCGCTCACGCGTGCCCACCGCTCGCAGGAGGGCGTGGTGGAGAAGTGGGACCTGTACGTGCGCGGTTTCGAGCTCGCGACCGCATACTCCGAGCTCGTCGACCCGGTGGTGCAGCGCGAACGGTTCGAGGAGCAGGCGCGACTGGCAGCCCGCGGGGACGCCGAGGCCATGCAGGTCGATGAGGAGTTCCTCCAGGCGATGGAGCACGGGATGCCGCCCTCGGGCGGTATGGGAATGGGAATCGACCGGCTCCTCATGGCGCTCACGGGACAAGGAATCCGCGAGACCATCACCTTCCCGTTGGTCAAACCGCGCGCATGAGCACCGGCGATCTCGTGGCTGCCCTGGCGCCTTCCATCGGCGTCACGGTGCTTTTCGTCATCGTCATTCGAGCGATGGTTCAGGCAGATCGCCGCGAACGCCGTGCTCAGGCGCGTGCTGAAAGGGAACGTGGCACAGATCAGACCCGCGATTCTCGTTCCTGACCTTTTGACACCGAAGGTGCGCTCGTGCGATTCTTCGAGCACGAGCAATTCCCGTGCGTTCGAAAGGAATCCCCATGGCGCAGAAGGTTCGCGTTCTTCTCATCGATGACATCGATGGTACGGACGCCGAGGAAACCGTGACGTTCGCCCTTGACGGGGTGACATACGAGATCGATCTGAATGCCAAGAATGCCGCCAAGCTGCGTGATGATCTCGCCCAGTGGGTCGGCCAGGCGCGGCGTGCCGGTGGCCGTAAGACCTCGGGCAGGAAGGCCTCGGGTTCGCGAGCCGGCGGCTCCGACGCCCAGAAGATCCGGGAGTGGGCCAAGTCGAACGGCTACCAGGTCAGCGACCGTGGGCGAGTGTCGGCCGAGATCCGCGAGGCGTACGCCAAGGCGCACTGAGTCACTGCCGCTGCTGTCATGGCACTCCACCGATGCGTAGGGTGGGGTGCCATGAGCATGTGGAGGCCGAGATGGGCATGAACTTCCTCCTGGGTACCGAGGGCGATGGTCCGGGACAGGGCATCTGGCGGGTGAGCGTCTCCGGCTCCGCGGGGTGGAGCGGAGCGGAACCCGAGCTCGTGGCCCAGGCACCGGCCCCGACGTTCCTGGCGCTGCACCCCACGGCCGAGCGTGTCTACGCGGTCGGCGAGGGGGCGAAGGGCTCGGTCACCTCCTTCGACATGCGGTCGGACTGTTCGCTGCGGCCGACCGCACGGGTGTCCAGCGGGGGAGCGGGCCCCTGCCACCTGCTCGTGCACCCGTGGGGGCAGTGGCTGTACGTCGCCAACTACGGCGACGGGACAGCGTGCGCGATCCGACTGGATGAGGCGGGCGACGTCACCGACGACAACGTCGTGCTCGCCCACCACGGGTCGGGTCCTGTCGCCGACCGTCAGGAGGGCCCCCACGCACACTTCTGCGCCCTGAGCGAGGGAGGCGGGTGGCTGCTCGTCAGTGACCTGGGCACCGATCAGTTGCGCGCCTATCCGCTCGAGGACGGCCGGCCGGCGGACACACCGGTCCTGACCGACCTCCCGGCCGGATGCGGGCCGCGCCACCTGGTGGTCGGGGACGGGCTCCTCTACCTGGCCGGCGAGCTCAGCGGCGAGGTCCTGACCTTGGCCTGGGACGAGGAGCTCGGGCAGGCCCGGGTTCTCCACCGCGGTGACGCCTCCGGCCGGGACGGCGGCCACCAGCTCTCCCACCTCGCGCGCAGCGGCCCGTTCCTTTACGTCGGCGTGCGCGGCACGGACACCCTGGCGACCTTGCGCATCGCCGAGGACGGCGAGTCGACCGAGCGCGTCGCCGAGGTGAGCACCGCGGGATGGCCGCGCCACCATGCCGTGACCGGCCACGCCGTGGTCGTGGCCGGCCAGGAGGCGGACCGTCTCGCCGTGCATCCACTGCAGGACGGCATCCCCGGCGAGGCGACCACCGAGATCGAGCTGCCCAGACCGATGTGTGTGCTGCCGCTGTGACGGCACCGGCTCCGGTACGGCAGACTGGAGCCATGACGTACACCCTGGTACTGCTCCGCCACGGCGAGAGCGAATGGAACGCCAAGAACCTGTTCACCGGCTGGGTCGACGTGCCCCTCTCCGAGAAGGGCACCGAGGAGGCCCGCCGCGGGGGCCGGCTGCTCGTCGACGCCGAGGTGCTCCCCGACGTGCTCCACACCTCGCTGCTGCGCCGCGCGATCACCACCGCGAACCTCGCCCTCGACGCCGCCGAGCGGCACTGGATCCCCGTCAAGCGGTCCTGGCGCCTGAACGAGCGTCACTACGGTGCGCTACAGGGCAAGGACAAGAAGCAGGTCCGGGACGAGTTCGGCGAGGAGCAGTTCATGACCTGGCGCCGCTCCTACGACGTGCCGCCGCCGTCGATCGAGCACGGCTCCGAGTACTCCCAGGACGCCGACCCCCGCTACGCCGGCGAGCCGATCCCGGACACCGAGTGCCTCAAGGACGTGCTGGCCCGCGCGCTGCCCTACTGGGAGTCCGAGGTGGTCCCGGACCTGCAGGAGGGCAAGGTGGTGCTCGTGGCGGCGCACGGCAACTCGCTGCGGGCCATCATCAAGCACCTCGACGGCATCGACGACGAGACCATCGCGGGCCTGAACGTGCCCACGGGGATCCCGCTGCTGTACGAGCTCGACGAGAACCTCCGCCCGCTCACCCCCGGGGGGCGCTACCTCGACCCCGAGGCGGCCAAGGACGCGATCGCGGCGGTGGCCAACCAGGGCCGCTGAGCCCAGCCCAGCACACAGCACGACGGCGGCGCCTGACCTTTGGTCAGGCGCCGCCGTCGTGCTGTGTGCCGGTGGAGCAGGCCGTGCTCAGTCGCTGCTGACGCCGTCCAGGTCTCCGGTCACCAGGTAGGAGATCCGGCGCGCGACGGAGACGGCGTGGTCGCCGAAGCGCTCGTAGAAGCGGGCCAGCAGCGTCACGTCCACCGTCTGGGTCACGGTGCCCGCCCAGTCGGCGGCCAGGGTGGTGGTGAAGGTGCGTTGGTGCAGCTCGTCGAGGGCCTTGTCATCGGTCTCGATGGCGGCGGCCAGCTCGAGGTCGTGGTTCTCCAGCAACGCGACGATGTTCGTGACCGCCTCGTTGGCGGCATCGGCCAACCCGGCGAACGTCTCCCGGGCCTGCTCCGGGATCGCCTGGTCCGGATAGCGCATCCGCGTCACCTGGGCGATGTGACGTGCCAGGTCGCCCATCCGCTCGATGGAGGCGCTGATCCGCAGTCCGGAGACGATGACCCGCAGATCGGTGGCGACCGGCTGCTGGCGTGCCAGCAGGGTGACGCACCGCTCGTCGAGCTCGGACTCGATCGCGTCGATCGCATCGTCGGCCGCGATGACCTGCTCAGCCAGCTGCAGGTCAGCGGTCGCGAGGGCCGTGGAGGCGTCGCGGACCCCGGCCTGGACGTGGCGAGCCATCTGCAGCAGCCCCTCACCGACCTGTTCCAGTTCTTGCTCGAAGATCGCTCGCACCCTCGTCCGTCCTCTCGTCGTGCGCCCGTCCGGGCACGTGCAGCCTCTATCTCACTACACGCAGGTCGCCTAGGCTCTCACGGCCCGGTGAATACATGGTGCCCGGACGGTGAACATCGCGCCGCCCGAACGAGGCTGGTGCCGTGACGCCGCTCGGCTGCGTCTAGTGTGGCCGCTGTGGAGCAGGCATGGCTGATGATCGGCGTCGGCGTGCTCGGCCTGTTCGTCGGGGCGAGCGCGGCGCTCGCCTTCCGCGTGTCCGAACGAAGCCAGCGTGGCTCGGCCGTCTCAGAACCGGAGAATCGCGTGCTCGATGACGACGTCGCAGCCCTGTTGGCAGCGCTGCGCTCGCTGTCGGTCCTCGTCGGGCCCTCCGGTGAGGTGATCCGGGCGGCGCCCGGTGCCTACACCGACGGTCTGGTCCGCAGCGGCCGGCTGGCCCATCCGCCGCTGGAGGAACTGGTGGAGCGGGTGCGTCGCAGCGGCTCCAGCCACGATGAGCAGATGATCGTCCCGCGCTCGCAGGTGCCGGGCTCGGACCGGCTCGCCTTCGACGTGCGCGCCGCCCCCCTGACTGGCGGGCGGGTGCTGGTCCTCGCCGAGGACCGCACCGCCGAGCGCAGGGTGGAGGAGGTCCGGCGCGACTTCGTCGCGAACGTCTCGCACGAGCTGAAGACCCCGGTCGGCGCCATCGCGCTGCTGGCGGAGACCGCCGCCGACGCGGCGGAGGACCCCGAGGCCGTGCGCCGGTTCGCGGCCGGGATGCAGCGCGAGACCGCCCGCCTGTCCGCCCTGGTGCAGGAGATCATCGAGCTCTCCCGGCTGCAGGCGCCCGAGCACGAGGTGGACTTCGTCCAGGTGCCGCTCGAGGCAGTGGTCGCCGAGGCCGTGGACCGGGTGGCCGTGGAGGCCCAGGCCCGCGATGTCACGATCGTGGTCGGTGGGCAGGAGGCCCTGCGGGTCCAGGGCGATCACGCGCTGCTCGTCACCGCGCTGCGCAATCTGCTCGACAACGCCCTGCGGTACTCCCCGACGGGCACCCGGGTGAGCGTCGGCATGCGCGAGGTGGACGGGATCGTCGAGGTCGCCGTCGTGGACCAGGGCGTGGGCCTGTCGGCGGAGGACGCCAGCCGGGTCTTCGAGCGCTTCTACCGGGTGGACCCGGCCCGCTCGCGCGAGACCGGCGGCACCGGCCTGGGGCTGTCCATCGTCAAGCACGTGGCCGCCAACCACGGCGGGGAGGTGCGTGTGTGGTCGACCCCCGGCCGGGGCTCGACCTTCACGCTGCGGATCCCGCTGGCCGATCCGGAGCCCGCCCCCGACCCATCCCCCCAGCACCCGGCCAATCCGATCGGACCGGCCGGCGACGGCGCAGAAAGAGAGAACACGTGACCCGCATCCTGCTCGTCGAGGACGAGGACTCCTATCGCGAGCCCCTCACCTACCAACTCACCCGCGAGGGGTTCGAGGTGGTGGCCGTCGCCACGGGCTCGGACGCCCTCGTGGAGTTCGACCGCGCGAGCGTCGACCTGGTGCTGCTGGACCTGATGCTGCCCGGTCTGTCCGGGGTGGAGGTGTGCCGGGAGCTGCGCCAGCGCAGCGCGGTGCCGGTGATCATGCTGACCGCCAAGGACAGCGAGATCGACAAGGTCGTCGGACTCGAGATCGGCGCCGACGACTACGTCACCAAGCCCTACTCCTTCCGGGAGCTGCTGGCCCGCATCCGCGCGGTCCTGCGGCGTGGGTCGGAGGGGAGCGGCGAGGTGGCCGAGCCGTCGGTGCTCGCCGTCGGCCGGATCCGGATGGACACCGACCGGCACGAGGTGACCGTCGGCGGTGATCCGATGGCGCTGCCGCTGCGCGAGTTCGAACTGCTCGAGCTCTTCCTGCGCAACCCGGACCGGGTGCTCACGCGCGGCCAGCTCATCGATCGCGTGTGGGGTGCCGACTACGTGGGCGACACCAAGACCCTCGACGTCCACGTCAAGCGGATCCGGGCGAAGATCGAGCAGGATCCGGTCCAGCCGCAGGTGCTCGTCACCGTGCGCGGCCTGGGGTACAAGCTGGTGGCCGAGCGCTGACTACTCGGCGGGCAGGTACTCGTCGTAGGGCGGGATGTCGCCGTTGAGCACCGGCACCGGGAGGGTGATCGACCCGGTCTGCGCGGTGGAGACCTGCATCTGGAGGGTCGCGCCGGGGGGCACGGGAACCGCGGCCAGCTCGACGTCCTCATGATCGGGGCTGAGCAGCAGCGTCTCGCCGGCGGCGACGGAGAGCTGGACGCCCTCGGCGATCTCGGCGCTGCTGAGCGTGACCTCGACGTCCTCGGGGCTGTGGTTGACCACGCCGCCCAGGATCGTGCCCGCCGCGCCCTCGGCGGTGCTCAGGATCATGAGGTTCTCGACGACGACGCGGACGTCACCGCCCACCACCTCGCCCCGGACACCATCGCTGGGGGCGTAGGGCTGCATCGTGGTGATCGGGCTGCACGCGCCGACTCCGACGGCTGTGGCCGCAGCCAGCGCCAGGGTGGCCACGAGACGACGGGTGCTGCGAGCCACAGGGCTCTCCTCTCCATGCTTCGGGCGTACGCCCTTACCTTA
Above is a window of Ruania suaedae DNA encoding:
- a CDS encoding PH domain-containing protein, with the protein product MSAASPFEVEGADWQPVSPKLVPVRQIGVSIGLGIPIAGTVVLAIFTAPAVWAAPAALGILLVWLLWLIPRQVHAIGYAELEDELLIRKGVLFRSLVVVPYGRMQYVDVDAGPIARSMGIAQVQLHTASAQSDASIPGLPEAEASRLRDQLSARGEARLAGL
- a CDS encoding DUF3180 family protein, whose protein sequence is MIARLRWPTLGAVVVVAGTISVVGLRWWTTRGNLAPDVPLLLTGVLFALAALVLVLGLRVRRAVVRARLDDPVGAARILALGQAAAITAAIHVGYLLAQLALAVPRLSAPEPRELALRSALALVGALALGAAGMITQWCCRTPDDEDEDPTPGFGNAST
- the folP gene encoding dihydropteroate synthase: MSPTSPRDGATRTLVMGVVNVTPDSFSDGGQWFAPDVAVAHGRHLMAQGADLVDVGGESTRPGAARVSLEEELERVLPVVRDLTAAGASVSVDTMRSQVAARALEAGARTVNDVSGGLADPEMAAVVAESGCRYVLSHWRGHSDVMTDLARYEDVVAQVRAELAARVEAVRAAGVGEHQLVLDPGLGFAKDGAHNWELLNRVDELMELGYPILIGASRKRFLGEMLQSAGAESLPAFRDRATAAVTALVAERGVWGVRVHDVIGSVDAVRVAQAWRQAGARLDSRADSAQKGSR
- the folK gene encoding 2-amino-4-hydroxy-6-hydroxymethyldihydropteridine diphosphokinase; translation: MTGTDAALEQLDEIRLLGIGGVGRHGVFPEERREGQTFLVDVVMGVDTRAAAASDDLARTVDYGAVAQQVVDHIEGEPVDLIETLANRIATALLAHPGVRTVEVTVHKPEAPLGVPFTDVQVMVRRRADAEQESGDAAPAGAPEVAPEPESAPVPAAAAPERSSHTPRAADLDAAPDAPVPVVLALGGNVGDVRATLRSVIAELSDAEGLTVEEVSPLARTSAVLQADAVAQPDYLNAVVLATTTLSPREMLALVQHLETSHGRQRSHRWGERTLDVDIIVYGSLTSTDPELTLPHPRANERAFVLVPWAQADPDAFLPGLGGGPVSSLAETAPDRAGVRWLALDWLEEPAPRQAPVAPAPVAPPVEAPVEAPAAPEPEPEPEPEPEPEPEPEPEPEPEPESAPADDALPWVRSEPAGEAPLAPRWQPLRRDE
- a CDS encoding PH domain-containing protein: MTSTEHIEWRRLHRITPVLNAWKVAAGLFAVFVWQSADQLGEIDLAVTTLLLIVAGVIVLGALLGLGFSALAWSRTKYGISEDSIFLHSGVLFRQQRHVRLDRLQTIDVTQPLLARFTGFAALKIESAGGAGSNLSLAYLREDEAQRLRNELLARAAGVTLETDDAGEQHAPAAPEMHLYTLSPGRLVGSLALSGGIVGMLLAAVAVIVLAVVSGNLSSFFAMGAPLLGAAAYFWGRFAGEFSFRVATSPDGIRVRQGLLESKARTVPPGRVQAVRLAQPPLWRTKGWWRITVNIAGYGAEETTGSVLYPVATEAEAAHLLSLVHPDLGDERPLEVLRAGLLGTGTDEGFEHTPARARWLDPLTWRRTGVRMTGTAVLMRTGRWWRSLVLVPHERIQSFGITQGPWERRLDLATFAVHSTPGSIVPQVHHQDAAATHELLEQMTRRARHARHSAGPERWMTAAAAPERAPEVFGGILPSRPAAP